A window of the Zeugodacus cucurbitae isolate PBARC_wt_2022May chromosome 2, idZeuCucr1.2, whole genome shotgun sequence genome harbors these coding sequences:
- the LOC128922609 gene encoding facilitated trehalose transporter Tret1-like: MEARVTIETTQPTTNPMFLKYPPQSVPPANSWHERYRRNGPQTMSAGAASLVLVSGGMNIAWSCGFLQIRGFTSDTHIMICWYIAAIIGALVSAFATKHIKKKLIYLFSAVLTLIGGILFLTLCDEYGGVAAARYLNGFAVGLVVVPMIVLIGESVVPSKRGSAAGLLEFGSFAAGICLQAIFTAAYLNSIPTYNNTFGSAQVHGIVVIICGGLSCLLSFFFVIESPVYYLLRSDENEAIDCLRRLQRPFVYTLETHQHLDEHKRYIDVNERIDDLGVPALLKLCLHRGLISLAFSPLTVVALLLATSINVGPTDTWPLVIFGLLIWIGTVAASYAIDSMGRKKIVLIGALFCGVLALAIGGIYYDFINVFSSSKMGAVMYMLFILAFFAGFFSASSSAYLTEAFPLHLKTYYIAVAFIVEMLVLIIISVCTFDRDSLGSYYITFGVFYVVFFVAGIVLLPETRQTTLRNAQSKFTTLITGW, translated from the exons aTGGAAGCCCGTGTAACAATTGAAACGACGCAGCCAACGACAAATCCAATGTTTTTGAAATATCCACCACAAAGTGTGCCACCAGCGAATAGCTGGCACGAAAGATACAGAAGAAATGGGCCACAAACAATGTCGGCGGGAGcag CTTCCCTTGTCTTAGTTTCGGGTGGCATGAATATCGCCTGGAGTTGTGGCTTCCTCCAAATACGGGGATTCACATCCGATACGCATATAATGATTTGCTGGTACATTGCGGCTATTATTGGAGCGTTAGTCTCGGCTTTCGCCACCAAGcacataaaaaagaaattgatttat TTGTTTTCCGCTGTCTTGACGCTGATCGGTGGCATACTCTTTTTGACACTATGCGACGAATATGGTGGAGTTGCCGCAGCGCGCTACTTGAATGGCTTTGCTGTGGGTCTGGTCGTTGTACCCATGATTGTATTGATTGGCGAATCGGTGGTACCCAGCAAGCGTGGCTCAGCCGCTGGACTGTTAGAGTTTGGCAGTTTCGCTGCGGGCATCTGTCTGCAAGCAATCTTCACAGCCGCTTACTTGAATTCCATACCAACTTACAACAACACATTTGGATCAGCTCAGGTGCATGGCATTGTCGTAATAATTTGCGGTGGACTCTCATGTCTGTTGTCATTCTTCTTCGTCATCGAATCACCAGTTTATTATCTGCTGCGCAGCGATGAGAATGAAGCCATCGATTGTTTGCGTCGTCTGCAGCGCCCATTTGTTTACACTCTCGAAACTCATCAGCACTTGGACGAGCACAAGCGCTATATTGATGTTAATGAACGTATCGACGATTTGGGCGTGCCAGCCTTGTTGAAGTTGTGCTTGCATCGCGGCTTGATTTCACTCGCCTTCTCGCCGCTGACCGTTGTAGCACTGTTGCTGGCCACCTCAATAAACGTTGGCCCTACCGACACTTGGCCTTTAGTCATATTCGGTTTGCTCATTTGGATCGGTACTGTGGCTGCGTCTTATGCCATCGACTCGATGGGTCGCAAAAAAATCGTGCTGATCGGTGCGCTATTTTGCGGCGTCTTGGCATTGGCCATTGGTGGAATCTACTATGATTTCATAAACGTTTTCTCATCGTCCAAAATGGGTGCCGTTATGTATATGCTCTTTATATTGGCATTCTTTGCGGGCTTCTTCAGCGCCTCATCTTCGGCTTATCTGACGGAAGCGTTCCCCTTACACTTGAAAACTTATTACATTGCTGTAGCTTTCATTGTAGAAATGCTGGTGTTGATCATAATCAGCGTGTGCACTTTTGATAGAGACAGTCTTGGTTCGTATTACATTACATTTGGCGTGTTTTATGTGGTCTTTTTCGTTGCGGGCATCGTCCTGTTGCCTGAGACAAGGCAAACTACTTTACGCAATGCTCAAAGCAAATTCACCACGTTAATAACCGGTTGGTAG